A window from Mytilus galloprovincialis chromosome 8, xbMytGall1.hap1.1, whole genome shotgun sequence encodes these proteins:
- the LOC143043770 gene encoding perlucin-like protein, whose product MSWENAKVQCQTGEGYLVKIENSEENTWIKSIVKDEIWIGLNDRQTEGHWVWDSDNSTLTYNDWSPSEPNGGEIESCCMFCNASCSLSSYRWNDARCYYEYGYVCEKLL is encoded by the exons ATGTCTTGGGAAAATGCAAAG GTTCAATGCCAGACAGGAGAGGGGTACTTGGTGAAAATTGAAAATAGTGAGGAGAACACATGGATTAAGTCAATAGTTAAAG atgaaataTGGATAGGATTGAATGATCGTCAAACAGAAGGACATTGGGTTTGGGATTCTGATAATTCAACACTCACGTATAACGATTGGTCCCCTTCTGAACCAAATGGTGGAGAAATAGAAAGCTGTTGTATGTTTTGTAATGCATCATGCTCGTTAAGTAGTTACAGATGGAATGATGCTCGTTGTTATTATGAATATGGATATGTGTGTGAGAAACTGTTGTAA